Proteins encoded in a region of the Thermoanaerobaculia bacterium genome:
- a CDS encoding aldo/keto reductase — protein MSEEGKPPVPPVPPARRLSRREWLAAAAVAGGAGMVGGIACSPEGKAAAPASPEAAPVPASSPPSPALPASPTPPTAPGSMRYRTLGRTGLQVSEIGFGGFPIDDPEVLVYALERGINYVDTSHCYRGGASERAIAAALEGRRDKFVLTTKWCPHHIGKPAKKQVFLDMLDESLRRLGTDYVDIVLNHEVGRHSDDQGIDRLKDPEMLEAFAVAKQAGKARFLGASGHDGDLPQVMGYAIDSGQFDVLLCRYSFLDYPEQQQLIDRAAAAGVGFIAMKTLAGAKGADLDRFRDRQTSFKQAALKWVLSNPSLSNLIISISSRKQVDEYVAASGAPLAAADLALLDEYQARFSTEVCRFCNACEPACPDDVRIADILRFSMYFHDYGQEGRAVESYARLVAAERAAHCTHCAGFCEAACDYDLPVKSLLIRADAALSLRGGTQA, from the coding sequence ATGAGCGAGGAGGGCAAGCCACCGGTCCCGCCAGTCCCGCCGGCGCGCCGCCTGTCGCGCCGGGAGTGGCTCGCCGCCGCGGCAGTCGCCGGGGGCGCCGGCATGGTCGGGGGCATCGCCTGTAGCCCGGAGGGGAAGGCGGCGGCACCGGCCTCGCCGGAGGCGGCCCCCGTTCCCGCATCCTCGCCGCCGTCGCCGGCATTGCCCGCTTCGCCGACACCGCCGACAGCGCCGGGGTCCATGCGCTATCGCACCCTCGGCCGCACCGGCCTCCAGGTTTCCGAGATCGGCTTCGGCGGCTTTCCCATCGACGATCCGGAGGTCCTCGTCTACGCGCTCGAGCGCGGCATCAACTACGTCGACACTTCGCACTGCTACCGCGGCGGAGCTTCCGAGCGCGCGATCGCGGCGGCGCTCGAAGGCCGCCGCGACAAGTTCGTCCTGACGACGAAGTGGTGTCCGCATCACATCGGCAAGCCAGCGAAGAAGCAGGTCTTCCTCGACATGCTCGACGAGAGTCTCCGGCGGCTCGGCACGGACTACGTCGACATCGTGCTCAACCACGAGGTCGGCCGGCACTCGGACGACCAGGGGATCGACCGCCTGAAGGATCCGGAGATGCTCGAGGCGTTCGCGGTCGCGAAGCAGGCCGGGAAGGCCCGTTTCCTCGGCGCCTCCGGGCACGACGGCGATCTGCCGCAGGTGATGGGCTACGCCATCGACTCGGGGCAGTTCGACGTCCTCCTCTGCCGCTACAGCTTTCTCGACTATCCCGAGCAGCAGCAGCTGATCGACCGCGCGGCGGCCGCCGGCGTCGGCTTCATCGCCATGAAGACGCTCGCCGGAGCGAAGGGCGCCGACCTCGACCGCTTCCGCGACCGCCAGACGAGCTTCAAGCAGGCGGCGCTCAAATGGGTGCTGTCGAATCCCAGCCTCTCGAACCTGATCATCTCGATCTCGAGCCGCAAGCAGGTCGATGAGTACGTGGCGGCCTCCGGAGCGCCCCTGGCCGCGGCCGATCTCGCGCTCCTCGACGAGTACCAGGCGCGCTTCTCGACCGAGGTCTGCCGCTTCTGCAACGCCTGCGAGCCGGCCTGCCCGGACGACGTGCGGATCGCCGACATCCTGCGCTTCTCGATGTATTTCCACGACTACGGCCAGGAGGGCCGCGCCGTCGAGTCCTACGCCAGGCTCGTCGCCGCCGAACGCGCCGCCCACTGCACCCACTGCGCCGGCTTCTGCGAGGCCGCCTGCGACTACGACCTGCCGGTCAAATCGCTCCTCATCCGCGCCGACGCCGCGCTCTCTCTGCGCGGCGGCACCCAGGCCTGA
- a CDS encoding dienelactone hydrolase family protein encodes MRPTPRLSTTLAATVLALAAALASAQTSPAPQAAPASPSSPPSATSAAAQNAAHAAKMAKEHQHDTAAASPATVPPPAQAVAAEEIAYATLDGVTVKGYFVRPSQVAPGGKALPALIVIQEWWGLNDNIRAMARRFAGEGYAVLAVDLYEGKVATTSEAAMATMQGAMEKPARLLDNLRQAHTFLATQAGATRIGVVGWCFGGGWALETALAIPDGIDAAVMYYGRTQSDPKALAPLQAPLLGLFGGKDEGIPVDGVRQMEHELVKLGKNATIVIYPEADHAFANPTGNRYLAGPATDAWEKTMAFFAQHLKN; translated from the coding sequence ATGCGCCCGACCCCCCGACTCTCCACGACCCTGGCCGCCACCGTCCTGGCGCTTGCCGCTGCGCTCGCCAGCGCCCAGACCTCGCCCGCGCCGCAGGCCGCACCGGCTTCACCCTCTTCACCCCCTTCCGCTACTTCAGCAGCCGCCCAGAACGCCGCCCACGCCGCGAAAATGGCCAAGGAGCACCAGCACGACACGGCGGCGGCCAGCCCGGCCACGGTGCCCCCGCCGGCACAGGCGGTCGCCGCCGAAGAGATCGCCTACGCGACCCTCGACGGCGTTACCGTCAAGGGCTACTTCGTGCGGCCCTCGCAGGTCGCACCGGGAGGGAAAGCGCTGCCGGCGCTCATCGTCATCCAGGAGTGGTGGGGACTGAACGACAACATCCGCGCCATGGCCCGGCGCTTCGCCGGCGAGGGCTACGCCGTGCTCGCGGTCGACCTCTACGAGGGCAAGGTGGCGACCACCTCCGAGGCTGCGATGGCGACGATGCAGGGAGCCATGGAGAAGCCGGCGCGCCTGCTCGACAACCTCCGGCAGGCGCACACCTTCCTCGCGACCCAGGCGGGCGCCACCCGGATCGGCGTCGTCGGCTGGTGCTTCGGCGGCGGCTGGGCACTCGAGACCGCGCTCGCCATTCCGGACGGCATCGACGCCGCGGTCATGTACTACGGCCGCACCCAGAGCGATCCGAAGGCGCTTGCCCCGCTCCAAGCACCGCTCCTCGGTCTCTTCGGGGGCAAGGATGAGGGCATTCCGGTGGACGGAGTGCGCCAGATGGAGCACGAGCTCGTGAAGCTCGGCAAGAACGCCACCATCGTCATCTACCCCGAAGCCGACCACGCCTTCGCCAATCCGACCGGCAACCGCTACCTCGCCGGGCCGGCGACCGACGCCTGGGAGAAGACGATGGCCTTCTTCGCCCAGCATCTCAAGAACTGA